The Fervidicoccaceae archaeon genome contains a region encoding:
- a CDS encoding radical SAM protein: MRTLSEPGYDPIERAERVKRSIAANDGETELRRYYRFRADRWYGGIITGDVIGCNLSCVFCWSWRFRDDPRLGRLLSPAEAFSRLEALASERRINKVRVSGGEPTLTRKHLIELIKLFEGSGRVFVLETNGILIGWDESYASDLARLEGLVVRVSIKGCNPEEFHKLTGARPSAFELQLKALENLVNSGLKPGTEVYPAVMIGFSPDERVMELVERLRALHPSFEDVDWEYVFLYPHVERKLKSLGLRPLRACSPSGVPREMV; the protein is encoded by the coding sequence GTGAGGACGTTGAGCGAGCCGGGTTACGATCCCATAGAGAGAGCCGAGAGGGTGAAACGCTCAATAGCCGCGAACGACGGCGAGACCGAGCTCAGACGCTACTATAGATTTAGGGCAGATAGATGGTACGGAGGCATAATCACGGGCGACGTCATAGGCTGCAATCTCTCCTGCGTCTTCTGTTGGAGCTGGAGGTTCAGAGACGACCCGCGTCTCGGGAGGCTCCTGAGCCCGGCCGAGGCCTTCTCGAGGCTAGAGGCGTTGGCCAGCGAGAGGAGGATCAACAAAGTGAGAGTCAGCGGAGGAGAGCCCACCTTGACGAGGAAGCACCTAATAGAATTGATAAAGCTCTTCGAGGGAAGCGGCAGAGTCTTCGTGCTCGAGACCAACGGAATCCTCATAGGGTGGGATGAAAGCTACGCGAGCGACCTGGCGCGCCTCGAGGGCTTAGTGGTCAGAGTCTCAATAAAGGGTTGCAACCCGGAGGAGTTCCACAAACTGACAGGAGCTCGGCCCAGCGCTTTCGAGCTCCAGCTTAAAGCGCTCGAGAACCTCGTGAACTCCGGGCTCAAGCCGGGCACGGAGGTCTACCCAGCAGTCATGATAGGTTTCAGCCCCGACGAGAGAGTGATGGAGCTCGTCGAGAGGCTGAGAGCTCTACATCCCTCTTTCGAGGACGTGGACTGGGAGTACGTCTTTCTATACCCGCATGTAGAACGGAAGCTCAAGTCGCTCGGCCTCAGACCTCTGAGAGCCTGCTCGCCGTCGGGGGTCCCTCGAGAGATGGTGTGA
- a CDS encoding radical SAM protein has translation MERAETSRSRRSIEARLWRSLGEREIECEVCEKRCRISIGRLGACGNYANEGGRLVNVGYGRLSAVESRPIEIKPLFHYWPNSTSTTFSFWGCNFYCPWCQNFHLSFRRPKIDDPLTLPEDLIREAMKSGDEGLCASFNEPIVGLDYLLDLGESAKRRGLYLTLVTNGYFTERALDLLIEAGYDGFSIDIKGCPSMRRSLTTVDHSIVYRNAKRALDSGAHVEMVYLVVTNTNDSEECVEWIIGRHLDLLGPEVPLHVNRYYPAHFWREPPTPLRRLLEISDRARREGIEFVYVGNVGDPELETTRCPRCDKALIARRNYRVTFFGLEEAQGRYRCPRCGRPVPIRGKYVAKRRRVLFL, from the coding sequence ATGGAGCGCGCCGAGACGAGCAGATCGAGGAGGTCCATCGAGGCCAGATTGTGGAGATCGCTCGGCGAGCGCGAAATAGAGTGCGAAGTCTGCGAGAAGAGGTGCCGCATATCCATCGGTAGGCTCGGGGCGTGCGGTAACTACGCCAACGAAGGCGGGAGACTAGTCAACGTGGGCTACGGGAGGCTTAGCGCCGTGGAGAGCAGACCCATCGAGATCAAGCCGCTCTTCCACTACTGGCCCAATAGCACGTCCACGACCTTTTCATTCTGGGGTTGCAACTTCTACTGTCCCTGGTGCCAGAACTTCCACTTGAGTTTCAGGCGACCTAAAATCGACGATCCTCTCACGCTGCCCGAAGACTTAATCAGGGAGGCCATGAAGAGCGGCGACGAGGGACTCTGCGCTAGCTTCAATGAGCCGATCGTAGGCCTGGACTATCTGCTGGACCTCGGTGAGTCGGCAAAGAGGAGAGGCCTCTACTTGACCCTCGTCACGAACGGCTACTTCACTGAGAGAGCTCTCGACCTATTGATCGAGGCGGGCTACGACGGATTCAGCATCGACATAAAGGGGTGCCCCTCCATGAGGAGGAGCCTGACCACGGTGGATCACTCGATCGTCTATAGGAACGCGAAGAGGGCTTTGGACTCTGGGGCGCACGTGGAGATGGTCTACCTCGTTGTCACGAACACGAACGACTCCGAAGAGTGCGTAGAGTGGATAATCGGGAGGCACCTCGATCTTCTGGGCCCCGAGGTCCCCCTCCACGTGAACAGATACTATCCGGCTCACTTTTGGAGAGAGCCTCCAACCCCCCTGAGGAGGTTGCTCGAGATCTCCGACAGGGCGCGGCGAGAGGGGATAGAATTCGTCTATGTGGGGAACGTCGGAGACCCGGAGCTCGAGACCACGCGATGTCCGAGGTGCGATAAAGCGCTAATCGCGAGGCGCAATTATAGAGTCACGTTCTTCGGGCTCGAGGAGGCTCAGGGGAGATACCGGTGTCCCAGATGCGGTAGGCCCGTCCCCATACGCGGCAAATACGTAGCTAAGCGCCGCCGCGTGCTCTTCCTATGA
- a CDS encoding DUF2286 domain-containing protein produces MKIAEEKTKIAVVEAYSGKVVNKKIIEGESIEEVVKSVASELLREKWLPKLSDFIVLRDKLDVELELPLSDDEYAFYKRFDLKKINSNLASASLPLYLIVYESLKLSEDEFHDRGVAAVSVVHDEEDLEELIELLEETTKAPTLREEEVEALKELESELIEEEKKSRSRGGKSKA; encoded by the coding sequence GTGAAGATCGCGGAAGAGAAGACCAAGATAGCGGTGGTCGAGGCGTACTCCGGGAAGGTAGTCAATAAGAAGATCATCGAGGGGGAGAGCATAGAGGAGGTCGTTAAGAGCGTGGCCTCCGAGCTCCTCAGAGAAAAGTGGTTGCCTAAGCTGAGCGACTTCATCGTATTGAGGGATAAACTCGACGTAGAGCTCGAGCTCCCGCTCAGCGACGACGAGTACGCCTTCTACAAGAGGTTCGACCTCAAGAAGATAAACTCAAACCTGGCCTCGGCCAGTCTACCGCTTTATTTGATAGTCTACGAGAGCTTAAAGCTCTCAGAGGATGAATTCCACGACAGAGGTGTGGCCGCCGTCTCGGTTGTTCACGACGAAGAGGACCTCGAAGAGCTGATTGAGCTACTCGAGGAGACGACGAAGGCCCCCACCCTAAGAGAGGAGGAGGTCGAAGCTCTCAAGGAGCTAGAGAGCGAGCTGATAGAAGAAGAGAAAAAGAGCAGAAGTCGCGGGGGTAAGTCCAAGGCTTAA
- a CDS encoding nucleotidyltransferase domain-containing protein, giving the protein MVREKVSRPGSEFEVIYNASRWLLLEEKRKTARRLMEPMRRWGLNPIVHGSVARGDVSPESDVDVFIPTPIPPYVAELVVDESGFKILERLLVQATPRHTPKAYLVLEPAEKVVVSFPLARLLPRELEFYYFGGALDLEGLLRGERRPGVNKRLELIRPTPRGHVAASILGIEPEVAKVLGVSLETVMERVRVLTRRDELGRTGVFVKRRLGPGESFEEALEELAARNPAVRKVLEERGGA; this is encoded by the coding sequence TTGGTCAGAGAGAAAGTCTCGAGGCCCGGCTCAGAGTTCGAGGTGATTTATAACGCATCCAGGTGGCTCCTCCTCGAGGAGAAGAGGAAAACGGCTAGAAGGCTCATGGAGCCCATGCGTAGATGGGGACTCAACCCAATAGTCCACGGGAGCGTAGCTCGAGGCGATGTGAGCCCGGAGAGCGACGTGGACGTCTTCATCCCTACACCGATTCCTCCCTACGTTGCAGAGCTCGTGGTCGATGAGAGCGGCTTCAAAATCTTGGAGAGGCTCCTGGTCCAGGCTACGCCGAGGCACACGCCCAAGGCCTATCTAGTTCTCGAGCCAGCGGAGAAGGTCGTCGTGAGCTTCCCGCTGGCTCGCCTCCTGCCGCGCGAGCTCGAATTCTACTACTTCGGTGGAGCGCTAGACCTAGAAGGTCTCCTGAGAGGAGAGAGGAGGCCTGGAGTTAACAAGAGGCTCGAGCTGATCAGGCCGACACCGAGGGGACACGTGGCGGCGTCTATCTTGGGCATAGAGCCCGAGGTCGCTAAGGTGCTCGGCGTGAGTCTCGAGACTGTGATGGAGAGAGTGAGAGTACTCACGCGAAGAGATGAGTTGGGCAGGACGGGCGTCTTCGTTAAGAGGAGGTTAGGGCCCGGCGAATCTTTCGAGGAGGCGCTAGAGGAGCTAGCCGCGAGGAACCCGGCCGTACGCAAAGTCCTCGAGGAGAGAGGTGGCGCGTGA
- a CDS encoding radical SAM protein, with amino-acid sequence MRGSELSVGCELCREGLKIPIFITGLCEYKCYYCPISRARRRDVVFAGDKKVRSIEELVLEVARVDARGAGITGGEPLYRFDRTLRVVEALKDLFGDRFHIHLYTNGRLATAEVLRALERAGLDEIRFHPVEPGLERRAILAKKLTSMDVGFEVPAIPGRERQILELARLLHEAGGGFINLNELEAAEPNIFALSALGLEPDESGVAVRGSREAALSVIREIAELGLRISIHFCSASFKTSVQDKLRYARALRADLQVYERALSDYEVAWYEVELSDDCEVEELIEKGLVFRSESSGKLLSASLEHVPAKCVKRAKMLRGLPTHPRTVLEEVHVTYSGEI; translated from the coding sequence GTGAGAGGCTCGGAGCTCAGCGTAGGGTGCGAGCTTTGCCGCGAGGGGCTCAAGATACCCATCTTCATCACCGGCCTCTGCGAGTACAAGTGCTATTATTGTCCCATCAGTCGCGCCAGGAGAAGAGACGTGGTCTTCGCCGGCGACAAGAAGGTTCGCTCGATCGAGGAGCTGGTGCTCGAGGTAGCGAGAGTAGATGCGCGAGGAGCCGGGATAACGGGCGGAGAGCCGCTCTATAGGTTCGACCGGACGCTCCGCGTCGTAGAGGCATTGAAGGATCTCTTTGGCGATAGATTTCACATACACTTATACACCAACGGGAGGCTCGCCACGGCCGAGGTCCTCAGAGCGCTCGAGAGAGCGGGTCTAGACGAAATAAGGTTCCATCCCGTGGAGCCCGGCCTAGAGAGGAGGGCTATTCTCGCTAAAAAGTTGACGAGCATGGACGTGGGCTTCGAGGTCCCGGCGATACCTGGGCGCGAGAGGCAGATCCTCGAATTAGCGAGGCTTCTCCACGAGGCCGGAGGAGGATTCATCAATTTGAACGAGCTCGAGGCGGCCGAGCCAAACATCTTCGCCCTCTCGGCGCTGGGCCTAGAGCCTGACGAGAGCGGGGTGGCCGTGAGGGGGAGCAGAGAGGCAGCGCTCTCGGTGATCCGAGAGATCGCCGAGCTCGGGCTTAGGATATCGATCCACTTCTGTTCGGCCTCTTTCAAGACATCGGTGCAGGATAAGCTCAGGTACGCGAGAGCCCTCCGCGCGGACCTGCAGGTATACGAGCGAGCCCTCAGCGATTACGAGGTGGCGTGGTACGAGGTGGAGCTGAGCGACGACTGCGAGGTCGAGGAGTTGATCGAGAAGGGGCTGGTTTTTCGCTCAGAGAGCTCGGGCAAGCTCCTCTCCGCCTCGCTCGAGCACGTGCCGGCGAAATGCGTCAAGAGAGCGAAGATGCTCAGGGGTCTACCCACGCATCCTAGGACCGTTCTCGAGGAAGTCCACGTCACGTACTCAGGCGAAATCTGA